A genomic stretch from Candidatus Omnitrophota bacterium includes:
- a CDS encoding DUF748 domain-containing protein: MIKSASPYKKIFIIVISLTILAVVGLFIGRYQILQYSTEKIVRKLLPDYIVVEKMNFNYRDSKIIFSAFKILNPPNFSNKYLIEIGEMECRYKMKGKNILDGIEILEPVFKKPVLFIERLAGGRTNLQEMTSLLQKKDQEAKILKPAAAAGSQMAADSRMAGGSNLSKIVKLPENFIIKDGRVVFLDGMVRPGTYTITLDNVDAALRLALDSSYTRALSISTTGMGIVNGRPGETIKWDTKFDPTARELTMSNRFNVSGVDILAFRPYYDRYSPLVFNSGYFSGSLIFDFDNGSIGSTNEVLLSKISFSIKRGYENAQFLETTVPDLVKYFTSASGDIIFDFKIKGRMSDPQFYLGPISKQAVAAMAIDKITQALSNAAKGQASPQSAGAIGTGKSSDIEKASEYINMFKGLLKEKQ, encoded by the coding sequence ATGATAAAATCAGCCTCCCCCTATAAAAAGATATTTATCATAGTTATATCCCTAACCATATTGGCCGTCGTGGGCCTATTTATAGGCAGGTATCAAATCCTTCAATATTCCACTGAAAAGATAGTCAGAAAGTTATTGCCTGATTATATCGTAGTAGAAAAAATGAACTTCAATTATAGGGATAGTAAGATAATTTTTAGCGCTTTTAAAATCCTGAATCCTCCAAATTTCTCAAACAAATACCTGATAGAGATCGGCGAGATGGAGTGCCGGTATAAAATGAAAGGCAAGAACATACTGGATGGGATCGAGATTTTGGAGCCGGTATTTAAAAAACCGGTATTATTTATAGAGAGGTTGGCTGGCGGGCGGACGAACCTTCAGGAGATGACCAGTCTTTTACAGAAAAAAGATCAAGAAGCTAAGATTCTTAAGCCGGCTGCTGCTGCAGGATCTCAAATGGCTGCGGATAGCCGGATGGCAGGGGGGAGTAACTTATCCAAAATCGTGAAGTTGCCGGAAAATTTTATCATAAAGGACGGCAGAGTTGTTTTTCTGGATGGGATGGTCCGGCCGGGGACGTATACGATCACTCTTGATAATGTTGATGCCGCCTTGCGCCTCGCCCTCGACAGCTCTTATACCAGAGCTCTCAGTATCTCTACGACCGGCATGGGCATCGTTAACGGCAGGCCCGGCGAAACCATAAAATGGGATACTAAATTCGATCCTACGGCGCGCGAGCTTACTATGTCTAACAGGTTCAACGTCTCAGGCGTAGACATCCTGGCTTTTCGACCGTATTATGATAGGTATTCGCCTCTTGTTTTCAATAGTGGCTATTTCTCAGGCTCGCTTATATTCGATTTTGATAATGGCAGCATAGGCTCGACAAATGAGGTGCTCCTGTCGAAGATATCATTTTCCATAAAGAGAGGGTATGAGAACGCGCAGTTTTTGGAGACTACAGTGCCCGACCTTGTGAAATATTTTACTTCAGCAAGCGGCGACATCATATTCGATTTTAAGATAAAGGGCCGGATGTCGGACCCCCAGTTTTACCTGGGCCCGATCTCTAAACAGGCAGTAGCCGCGATGGCGATAGATAAGATCACCCAGGCATTATCGAATGCGGCCAAAGGCCAGGCGAGTCCGCAAAGCGCCGGGGCCATTGGGACCGGGAAAAGCAGTGATATCGAGAAGGCCTCGGAGTATATTAATATGTTCAAAGGACTGCTGAAGGAAAAACAATAG
- a CDS encoding flippase, whose protein sequence is MGKIERNFLWLTAANIAGSFFTVILFIYLARILEAANFGYLSYASALVFYLFNFIDLGLSTYGIREIAKDKSAVSEYVSNIVSFKLILAVILFIGFALISFLTHQFALTRILMLELSLMFFVSALASEWAFQGLEKMHMVFVSLGVTSFLQLLLNILLVKHPGDVLKVPLINFLASMPVIVFFLHRLRFRFRLFSLDLKKIRLYLSSAIVIWSISIFAQVYNGLDIVILGFFRPPQEVGYFSVARRIVGGVTLLLTFLASAVLPHLSCTFKDDMPGFRQGTRKFLKMSGIILVLVFVPVMLFSGRIISLTVGSEYLPASVPLKIMIMAIILVTFNLPYSTGLIAACMEREVLKQASASAALSVFLNFLLIPRYGMIGASVSFLFAELLALVWILWVYNNKIRARRKA, encoded by the coding sequence ATGGGGAAGATAGAGCGAAATTTTTTATGGCTGACAGCTGCCAATATTGCAGGCAGCTTTTTTACTGTCATACTATTCATCTATCTGGCCAGGATCCTTGAAGCAGCGAACTTCGGATATCTTTCGTATGCCAGCGCTTTAGTATTTTACCTTTTTAATTTCATAGATTTGGGGCTTTCGACATACGGCATAAGAGAGATCGCTAAGGATAAATCCGCGGTGTCCGAATATGTGTCAAATATAGTCTCTTTTAAGTTAATACTTGCGGTCATCCTCTTCATAGGCTTTGCCCTGATAAGCTTTTTAACGCATCAGTTTGCGCTTACGAGGATCCTTATGCTGGAGTTATCACTGATGTTTTTTGTATCAGCCTTAGCCTCCGAATGGGCGTTCCAGGGACTTGAAAAGATGCATATGGTCTTTGTGTCGCTTGGGGTTACGTCTTTTCTTCAGCTCTTACTGAACATTCTTCTGGTAAAGCACCCCGGCGATGTCTTAAAGGTACCGCTTATTAACTTCTTAGCGTCAATGCCTGTAATAGTATTCTTTTTGCACCGGCTAAGGTTCAGGTTCCGTTTATTTTCACTTGATTTAAAAAAGATCCGGCTCTACCTGTCGAGCGCCATCGTAATATGGTCGATATCGATCTTCGCTCAAGTCTATAACGGCCTGGACATAGTGATACTTGGTTTCTTCAGGCCGCCCCAGGAAGTCGGTTATTTCAGCGTCGCAAGGCGCATCGTAGGCGGCGTAACGCTCTTGCTGACGTTTCTGGCCAGCGCTGTGCTGCCGCACCTGTCATGTACGTTTAAAGACGATATGCCCGGTTTCCGGCAGGGTACACGTAAATTTTTAAAAATGTCAGGCATAATATTGGTACTCGTATTCGTGCCTGTAATGTTATTCAGCGGCCGGATCATATCACTTACCGTCGGGAGCGAGTATCTGCCCGCCAGCGTCCCGTTGAAGATAATGATAATGGCGATCATTCTGGTGACATTCAATCTGCCGTATTCAACAGGCCTGATAGCGGCGTGCATGGAAAGAGAGGTGCTGAAGCAGGCCTCGGCCAGCGCGGCCTTGAGCGTATTTTTAAATTTCCTACTTATACCGAGATATGGTATGATAGGCGCATCCGTATCATTCTTATTTGCTGAGCTATTGGCGCTTGTTTGGATCCTTTGGGTTTATAATAACAAGATCCGCGCTCGTAGAAAGGCATAA